The Candidatus Delongbacteria bacterium genomic sequence GCCCGGGCCCACCTCGACGTTGTGGGCAATCTGGATCAGGTTGTCCAGCCGTACGCCGGCGCGGATCAGCGTGTCGCCCATGGTGCCCCGGTCCAGGCAGGTGTGGGCGCCCACCTCCACGTCGTCCTCGATCACCACGCGGCCGGTCTGCGGAATCTTGACGCTGCCGCCCTCCACGGGCGCGAAGCCGAAGCCGTCGCTGCCCACTACCACGCCATTTTGCAGGACCACGCGCCGGCCCAGCACGCAGCGCTCGCGGATCTGGCAGCCGCTGTGGATCAGGCAGTCCTCGCCGATCCGGGCCTCGGCGCCCACCCAGCACAGGCCCAGCAGGCGCGTGCCCCGGCCGATCACGGCGCCGGGCTCCACCACCACACCGGGTCCCAGCCAGGTCTCCGGGTGGACCTGGGCCTCCGGGGCCACCACGGCCGCCGGATGCCGGCCCCAGGCGGCCGCCGGCAGGGGCGGATGGAAGAGCTGCATGGCCGCGGCGAAGCCCAGGTAGGGATCCTCCAAGAGCAGGGCCGCGCAGCCCGCGGGCCGCAGGCCGGCGTCCGCCGGACGCAGCAGCAGGGCCCCGGCCCGGCAACCGGCCACCAGGTCGCGGTAGCGCGGGTGGGCCAGGAAGCTCAGCTCGTCGGGACCGGCCTCGTCCAGGCCGCGCAACCCGCGCAGCACGAGTCCGGCCTCGCCCACCCGCTCGGCGCCCAGCCGTTCGGCCAGCTCCGCCAGCGTCCAGTCGGGCATGCTACTTCTTCCCGCCGCTGGGGGTCTTGCCGCCCATGGGCGGCGGAGTGGTTCCGCCCGGCGCGGGCTTGGCCGCTTCGGGAGCCGCGGCGGGCGCGCTGCCCTGCAGCTTCTCCAGGACCTTCTGGTTCAGGTTGACGTCGATGGTCTCCTCGCGCACGTAGACCACGATGGGCATGCTGTTGTCGAGGATCATGTCGTAGCCCTCTTCCTCGGCCACGGCCTTGATGGCGTCGTTGACCTTGGTGATCAGCGGCTCCATCAATTCCTTGTTGCGCCGGTAGAAGCGGCCGTTGGGCTCGCCGTAGATCTCGGACTTGAACTCGTCGAGCTCGGCCATCCGGCGGTCGATGTTGGAACGCCGCTCGGCGCGCGTCACCGGCGAGAGCGTGTTCTCCTGCAGGCGGAAGTCGCCCACTTCGGCCTCGATCTCGGACTCGCGCGTGGCGATCTGGCGGTCCCAGTCGTCCTTCTCTTCCTTCAGGGCGCGCATGCTGGTCTGGTACTCGCTGAAGTTGGTCAGCACCTGCTCCGAGTTGATCACGCCCAGGCGCATGTCCTTGGCCTCGGCGGGGGGCAGCAGCACCAGCAGGGCCAGCAGGACGCCCAGCAGGGGAAATGCGATACGCTTCATGTCGTCTCCCGGTTGTGTTGTGGATGAGCCTGGGGCCGGCGTGTGGCCGGCCCGCGCGCCGCGCCTAGAACTCCCGGCCGAACTGGAAGTGGAACTCCCACTGGCCCTCGCGCAGGCCGGTGGAGGAGCTGATCCGGTCGAAGCCGTAGGCGTAGTCCAGGCCGATCAGGCCGATCATGGGCATGTGCAGGCGCAGGCCCAACCCGGCGCTGGAATTCAGGTCGCTGAGCGACGCGCTTTTGATGTTCTTCCAGATGTTGCCCGCTTCCCCGAAGACCAGTCCGTAGACCGTGGGGTTGGGGATCAATTGGAAGCGGATTTCCGTGCCCGCCTTGAACATGG encodes the following:
- the lpxD gene encoding UDP-3-O-(3-hydroxymyristoyl)glucosamine N-acyltransferase — encoded protein: MPDWTLAELAERLGAERVGEAGLVLRGLRGLDEAGPDELSFLAHPRYRDLVAGCRAGALLLRPADAGLRPAGCAALLLEDPYLGFAAAMQLFHPPLPAAAWGRHPAAVVAPEAQVHPETWLGPGVVVEPGAVIGRGTRLLGLCWVGAEARIGEDCLIHSGCQIRERCVLGRRVVLQNGVVVGSDGFGFAPVEGGSVKIPQTGRVVIEDDVEVGAHTCLDRGTMGDTLIRAGVRLDNLIQIAHNVEVGPGTLMAAQSGVAGSTRIGAECRIGGSSAITGHIRIGDRVSLGGNSGVTGAIPDDRIYAGFPARPHREFLQQAAALARLPELLKTVRELERRLAEAERRLAGEPGAPAGEEKKHA
- a CDS encoding OmpH family outer membrane protein, with the protein product MKRIAFPLLGVLLALLVLLPPAEAKDMRLGVINSEQVLTNFSEYQTSMRALKEEKDDWDRQIATRESEIEAEVGDFRLQENTLSPVTRAERRSNIDRRMAELDEFKSEIYGEPNGRFYRRNKELMEPLITKVNDAIKAVAEEEGYDMILDNSMPIVVYVREETIDVNLNQKVLEKLQGSAPAAAPEAAKPAPGGTTPPPMGGKTPSGGKK